One region of Metallosphaera sedula DSM 5348 genomic DNA includes:
- the ribC gene encoding riboflavin synthase — MGEIAINTIRREDPEADIVRYTVPGIKDLPVAAKRLIDSGCNGVITLGWVGKTQLDKYSYLATSIGLITVQIMTSTHVIDVTVHEDEAEDEESLKEIAIDRTRKHSVNLVRLVRDGKNALTGMAGKGLRQGYRNAGQLD, encoded by the coding sequence ATGGGCGAGATAGCGATCAACACCATCAGGAGGGAGGATCCAGAGGCCGACATAGTCCGTTATACAGTACCAGGTATTAAGGATCTACCAGTGGCTGCCAAGAGACTTATCGACTCAGGATGTAACGGTGTTATAACCCTAGGCTGGGTAGGGAAGACACAGTTGGACAAATACAGCTACCTTGCCACCAGCATAGGATTGATTACCGTTCAGATCATGACCTCGACTCACGTCATCGACGTAACTGTCCACGAGGATGAGGCTGAGGATGAGGAATCACTTAAGGAGATAGCTATTGATAGAACCAGGAAACACTCTGTGAACCTGGTTAGACTGGTTAGGGACGGCAAGAACGCGCTCACCGGGATGGCCGGTAAAGGATTGAGGCAGGGGTATAGAAATGCAGGACAGCTCGATTAA
- the ribH gene encoding 6,7-dimethyl-8-ribityllumazine synthase, whose amino-acid sequence MQDSSIKLGIVVAEFNYDITHLMLDRAISHAKFLNAEVRAVFKVPGTFEIPLAVKQLLSRDDIDCVVTLGAVIKGETKHDEVIANQVARLVSDLSLEFNKPVSLGIIGPGATHEQAMERIEEYSTRAVESAVKMARRMRSMMEGSSSVNIE is encoded by the coding sequence ATGCAGGACAGCTCGATTAAGCTAGGGATAGTGGTTGCGGAGTTTAACTACGACATCACCCACTTGATGCTAGACAGGGCGATTTCTCACGCTAAGTTCCTCAATGCGGAAGTCAGGGCAGTATTCAAGGTCCCTGGAACCTTCGAGATCCCTCTCGCCGTGAAGCAGTTGCTGTCCAGGGATGATATAGACTGTGTTGTTACCCTGGGGGCAGTAATTAAGGGAGAAACTAAACATGACGAGGTAATTGCCAATCAGGTAGCCAGGTTGGTATCGGACCTATCCCTTGAGTTCAACAAGCCTGTTTCCCTGGGGATTATAGGACCCGGAGCCACGCATGAGCAGGCCATGGAAAGAATTGAGGAGTATTCCACTAGGGCAGTCGAATCAGCCGTGAAGATGGCAAGGAGAATGAGATCCATGATGGAGGGTAGTTCCTCGGTGAACATAGAGTGA
- a CDS encoding GTP cyclohydrolase IIa — MVVELYNYREWTELLGNDREWKIQVNQHLLSSKMIWKASQMGGMVFPMRYDQAIMLADGIKPSDLRAFLHYVSRVAPVNIRACLGYGETPRRAEENGYSCLKGLEPGTFQVLAYPDSPVAVAHFDLNGFTDFTNGTSTYRSFTEAQKFYSEIVAHIYSLGGIAQYMGGDNIVTVISTDVIDQVIAKVENEQRMKVGIGIGKNARDAMRNATKALTEIRKDRRETWKLLQE, encoded by the coding sequence ATGGTTGTCGAGCTGTATAACTACAGGGAATGGACTGAATTGCTGGGAAATGACAGGGAGTGGAAGATCCAGGTGAATCAACATCTTCTCTCGTCAAAGATGATCTGGAAGGCGTCTCAAATGGGCGGTATGGTTTTTCCCATGAGATATGATCAAGCTATCATGCTTGCTGACGGGATAAAGCCCAGTGATCTTAGGGCTTTCCTCCACTACGTGTCAAGGGTAGCTCCTGTAAATATTAGGGCATGTCTAGGATACGGGGAAACTCCACGTAGGGCAGAGGAAAATGGGTACAGTTGCCTTAAGGGGTTGGAGCCCGGAACTTTTCAGGTCTTAGCGTATCCTGACTCACCTGTTGCTGTGGCCCATTTTGACCTCAACGGTTTCACCGACTTCACCAATGGAACCTCCACGTATAGGTCCTTCACAGAGGCACAGAAGTTTTATTCTGAGATAGTAGCGCACATCTACTCACTGGGTGGTATAGCCCAGTATATGGGAGGGGATAACATTGTTACAGTGATCAGCACAGACGTGATAGACCAGGTTATAGCTAAGGTGGAGAATGAACAAAGAATGAAGGTAGGTATAGGAATCGGTAAAAATGCGAGAGATGCCATGAGGAACGCGACAAAGGCCTTAACTGAAATCAGGAAAGATAGGCGAGAAACTTGGAAGCTTCTTCAAGAATAG
- a CDS encoding amidohydrolase family protein produces MEASSRIVNVEYALLGQDLELVHKIHLEISDGIISHIGKGWDVKGESYPNSLLMPGLVNSHVHTFDGIAPELGWNLTLKEVVGDPHSEKYRVLSLRSLPELRASTLNFLNRSLELGIFTVIDFKEMDINGAKISKEVKEISPINYVTLGRLDGEITRDRLEILKELVDGYGVSSVSIGMEKLSLIREVFRDKMTAIHVSETLRHNLASDLETSLSTLKPDMVVHGIHLSEEEMELLAETDTKLVICPRSNLWFSTGIPNIPMMIRKGVRLLIGTDNAGITDHDLWKELEVALLLSRLLDPGSDFSRDILKSATVNPGKGVYPIEEGNRMTGIIMGPLPRFEVSNNRYMALIKEPGKIIRVLGLPKI; encoded by the coding sequence TTGGAAGCTTCTTCAAGAATAGTAAACGTAGAATATGCTCTACTGGGTCAAGATTTAGAACTGGTACACAAAATTCACCTGGAGATCAGTGACGGGATAATCTCCCACATAGGAAAGGGATGGGATGTTAAGGGCGAATCCTACCCTAATTCCCTTCTCATGCCTGGGCTGGTAAACTCCCACGTTCATACCTTCGATGGGATCGCACCTGAGTTAGGATGGAACCTAACCCTTAAGGAGGTGGTAGGCGACCCTCATAGCGAGAAGTATAGAGTACTCTCCCTGAGGAGCCTCCCTGAGTTAAGGGCCTCAACCCTTAACTTCCTTAACAGGTCCTTGGAGCTTGGGATTTTCACTGTAATCGACTTCAAGGAAATGGATATCAATGGTGCAAAAATCTCGAAAGAGGTTAAGGAAATCTCACCCATTAACTACGTGACTCTGGGGAGATTGGACGGTGAGATAACAAGGGATAGACTTGAAATCCTCAAGGAGTTGGTGGACGGGTATGGGGTAAGTAGCGTATCCATAGGGATGGAAAAGCTTAGCCTCATTCGAGAGGTATTTAGGGATAAGATGACCGCTATCCATGTTTCTGAAACGCTTAGGCATAACTTGGCCTCAGACCTTGAGACCTCTCTTTCCACTCTTAAACCTGATATGGTGGTTCATGGCATCCATCTATCTGAGGAGGAGATGGAACTCTTGGCAGAAACGGACACCAAACTGGTTATATGTCCTCGAAGTAACCTATGGTTCTCAACGGGTATTCCCAACATTCCCATGATGATAAGAAAAGGGGTTAGACTACTAATCGGAACCGACAACGCCGGGATCACCGATCATGATCTCTGGAAGGAGTTAGAGGTTGCATTACTTCTATCGCGACTTCTGGATCCAGGAAGTGATTTTTCCAGGGATATCCTTAAGTCTGCTACCGTTAACCCTGGAAAAGGGGTTTATCCAATAGAGGAGGGAAATAGGATGACAGGAATAATCATGGGGCCACTCCCCAGGTTCGAAGTCTCAAATAACAGGTATATGGCACTAATCAAGGAACCTGGAAAAATAATTAGAGTCTTGGGGCTACCCAAAATCTAA
- a CDS encoding DNA polymerase sliding clamp, producing the protein MFRAIYGSSRDFYYIVSSISKISDELTLNFTEEGIGSKYLTDDKVMMGVVEIGKDALEEYSIEKPISVKLNLGELKKILSKMKGRSSVEITETNEGIRISMKDEKTGTRSSLSIKAEKGEPQILKEPSVAHSVTMGIGGDILSILVDESMQVGEEVEIKAEDDHVSFEVEEAGKKYSAVLKNGKPLTKLEIEKQGSSRYSLAILEKVSSALSFSKEIEIGFGAGIPMKLTAPLEKGAGIRFWVAPRL; encoded by the coding sequence ATGTTCAGGGCAATATACGGCAGTTCTAGGGATTTCTACTACATTGTGTCCTCCATTTCTAAGATCAGTGACGAGTTAACCCTTAATTTCACGGAGGAAGGAATAGGTAGCAAATACCTTACTGACGATAAGGTAATGATGGGGGTAGTTGAGATAGGTAAAGATGCACTAGAGGAATATAGCATTGAGAAGCCGATTTCTGTAAAGCTCAACTTGGGAGAGTTGAAGAAGATACTTTCGAAGATGAAGGGGAGGTCCAGTGTCGAGATAACTGAAACTAACGAAGGTATCAGGATATCCATGAAGGATGAGAAAACGGGCACAAGGAGTAGTCTCTCAATCAAGGCTGAGAAGGGGGAACCTCAAATTTTGAAGGAGCCTTCCGTAGCCCACTCTGTTACCATGGGGATCGGTGGTGATATACTCTCGATTCTGGTTGACGAATCCATGCAGGTAGGGGAAGAAGTGGAAATAAAGGCCGAGGATGATCACGTGTCATTTGAAGTTGAAGAGGCCGGGAAAAAATATTCCGCCGTTCTAAAAAACGGGAAACCGCTGACGAAGCTTGAAATAGAGAAACAGGGAAGTTCCAGGTATAGTTTAGCAATCCTGGAAAAGGTATCAAGTGCACTTTCCTTCTCCAAGGAAATAGAGATAGGCTTTGGGGCAGGGATTCCCATGAAATTAACGGCCCCCCTTGAGAAGGGTGCGGGCATTAGATTTTGGGTAGCCCCAAGACTCTAA
- a CDS encoding RNA polymerase subunit Rpo13, whose amino-acid sequence MISTSEDYDDENEPETSVDEAGKVEEDEEGVPAMSLQDIELLTKNTEVWHRLMSGKISIEEAKKEFEDNNSIFVSKTEKGKKRTAKKRTTKKTKKTKKSKEE is encoded by the coding sequence GTGATTTCCACGTCAGAGGATTACGATGACGAAAATGAACCGGAAACATCGGTGGATGAAGCTGGCAAAGTGGAGGAAGACGAAGAAGGAGTACCAGCTATGTCCCTTCAGGATATAGAGTTACTTACAAAGAACACCGAGGTGTGGCACAGACTTATGTCAGGGAAAATCAGTATAGAGGAGGCAAAGAAAGAGTTTGAGGACAATAACTCGATTTTCGTGAGTAAGACCGAGAAAGGTAAAAAGAGGACAGCCAAGAAAAGGACGACTAAGAAAACTAAAAAAACCAAGAAGAGTAAGGAAGAGTAA
- a CDS encoding ATP-binding protein produces the protein MQKVTRYLIAIGLVLAEMIFVELESLQPIIGGFNGALILSVLLFLDGVFSLLVLDSLIPSLLFSLSIFALFNLVYGSVDPLILLEYLSGVGISSAFLYLTRSLWDTTFRLWRRIKRTPDLKILLVSAILAPAVYALTRSPFMATGVIIDGAILSFIGRIELSPLSSLSWISLPYLLMVEPKETSTGICIGNEEKVLVRSLTPGLFQAGYRYKWINVKKPFCVDFSKMKNYNMVIVGSSGYGKSTLAKLILSKTNVDYIVFDLHGEYEDVPGRRMDMSLNGVNPLSLFGRSPKQRSIEIALMLKSIFNLGSIQTMDLSNLFVEAYQERGIYDEDERTWSLDPPTIRDVLLLLERKKRASFNSQDLNRWGSIDPYLRFLDSNIFYGSEDLGKLLEGKVILDFSRITTTNIKYILMETVLTSILGSMYLEKSASLRKLVVIDEAPFLLGRESGEALAERLFAEGRKFGYGFILISQYSDKLEKMINNASMTMIMGMNDPDELNYIARLIGGESQEARRVIYETLSVLERGKVITRDITANDIVVVRLNQG, from the coding sequence ATGCAAAAAGTAACGCGGTATCTCATAGCAATAGGCTTAGTGCTTGCGGAGATGATCTTCGTTGAGCTGGAAAGCCTCCAACCTATCATTGGCGGGTTTAACGGTGCCCTAATATTATCCGTTCTATTATTTCTGGATGGGGTCTTTTCCCTCCTAGTTTTGGATTCCCTGATCCCGAGCCTTCTCTTCTCCCTCAGCATATTTGCCTTATTTAATCTAGTTTATGGGTCCGTCGATCCCCTCATTCTTTTGGAATATCTCTCCGGGGTTGGGATATCATCGGCATTCCTTTACTTAACGAGGTCGCTGTGGGATACTACCTTTAGGCTATGGAGAAGGATCAAGAGGACACCTGACCTGAAGATCCTCCTAGTCTCGGCAATACTAGCACCGGCTGTCTATGCACTCACGAGATCGCCATTTATGGCCACTGGAGTGATAATAGACGGGGCTATTCTCTCCTTTATCGGAAGGATCGAGTTGAGCCCTTTGTCCTCCCTATCCTGGATCTCTCTTCCCTACCTTCTCATGGTAGAACCCAAGGAAACTAGTACTGGGATATGTATAGGCAATGAAGAGAAGGTGTTGGTTAGAAGTCTTACACCTGGGTTGTTTCAAGCAGGATACAGATATAAATGGATTAATGTGAAGAAGCCCTTTTGTGTGGATTTTTCTAAGATGAAGAATTACAACATGGTAATAGTGGGGTCGAGCGGATATGGGAAGTCCACCCTGGCTAAATTAATCCTTTCAAAAACTAACGTAGATTACATCGTCTTCGACCTACACGGGGAATATGAAGATGTCCCAGGGAGGAGGATGGATATGTCCCTTAACGGGGTAAATCCTCTCTCTCTTTTCGGGAGGTCCCCTAAACAGAGATCCATTGAAATTGCCCTGATGCTTAAATCTATCTTCAATCTGGGAAGTATTCAGACCATGGACCTATCGAACCTGTTCGTTGAGGCGTACCAGGAAAGGGGAATATATGACGAGGATGAGAGGACTTGGTCTCTAGACCCTCCTACGATAAGGGATGTGCTTCTACTCCTAGAAAGGAAAAAGAGGGCATCATTCAATTCACAGGATTTGAATAGGTGGGGAAGCATAGATCCTTACCTGAGGTTCCTAGACTCAAACATCTTTTATGGGAGCGAGGACCTGGGAAAACTACTTGAAGGAAAAGTTATACTAGACTTCTCTAGGATAACCACCACGAACATAAAGTACATCCTCATGGAGACCGTTCTAACCTCTATTCTGGGGAGTATGTACCTTGAGAAATCTGCCTCACTAAGAAAGCTCGTAGTGATAGACGAGGCACCCTTTCTACTGGGAAGGGAGAGTGGTGAGGCCCTAGCCGAAAGACTTTTCGCTGAGGGAAGAAAATTTGGATATGGCTTTATACTAATTTCACAATATTCCGATAAACTTGAAAAGATGATAAACAATGCCTCAATGACCATGATAATGGGAATGAATGATCCCGACGAATTAAATTACATCGCTAGGTTGATTGGAGGAGAGAGTCAAGAGGCGAGGAGAGTTATTTACGAAACTCTTTCGGTACTTGAAAGGGGAAAGGTGATAACAAGAGATATAACGGCGAATGATATAGTAGTTGTTCGCCTAAATCAGGGGTGA
- a CDS encoding DEAD/DEAH box helicase, translated as MSSVSQEFISRLQSLGYRELTPIQKLAIPSILKGKHTLVIAPTGYGKTEAAIIPVMYQIFAKGYERISALYITPLRALNRDLEGRLKSFSQTFGIRVATRHGDNSRKERREIILNPPDLLITTPETLLYLIVDKRVKKLLANLKWVIIDELQEMLDQKRGYELSVVLQRLKRISRNPRFIGLSATISDVELAKSYLSLDEEVEVAKVDGRKDTEILIETPEPSQEVVDLAVKRGMDPILLARLLRLKDVIEKNRPVLIFTNTRETAEFLANQLQTMFNLRVATHHGSLSKEIRTNMESSFKAGELDAIVATSSLELGIDIGTISLVVQYMSPRQTIRLLQRVGRSGHSLNRKARGLVIPGNYMYDVLECKAITELSKSYLEPMIKEENPLDVLAHQIAGMVIEGPLLMSDALEIFRGSPYFRNLTPELLEAVVEQLEAERVVKREGEVLKPSRRTWKYYYTVNMIPDSNMSYLVINTNTNSRIGNLDFDFVSILDEDSVFVLGGRLWRVVSIEEGKVFVSPAELKKGDLPSWFGEAIPVEKEVSMKVYEYLTESFAGRREIEPELKAKIESHLSRNYPALRRDLILVELVNSDLLVIHSPFGTRGNNTLGSLISAVLSSMGYRTSFRSDPYHVVLTSMVPLDVGVVEDVLGKVKSMDPEYASRLLEQQVVNEPEFKWILLIEAQRFGAIEKGTEIKLGHYVLRAYIDTVIGKEAIKEFMLRFHDVSILSILKGMAWEVVEVPSPSPLAQEFLDRLLVFTSIDDKPVMVEVFKRRLLNKEILSICLLCGWNSRVKVSDVPERCPKCGSVFITSTFPDDREALDIVKRNIRGEKLNRKEQKRLSELKSIASLYSNYGRTAFLALAVRGIGPTNLGRVLRSLSKGEDKFYQALMEEERKFIRYRKYWQ; from the coding sequence ATGTCTTCAGTATCTCAAGAGTTTATCTCTAGGCTACAATCTCTAGGATACAGGGAACTTACACCCATTCAGAAGCTGGCAATTCCTAGTATTCTAAAGGGCAAACACACACTGGTCATAGCTCCTACAGGTTATGGTAAGACGGAAGCTGCCATAATTCCAGTAATGTATCAGATCTTTGCCAAGGGATATGAAAGGATATCAGCGCTTTACATTACTCCCTTAAGGGCACTCAACAGGGATCTGGAAGGGAGATTGAAGAGCTTTAGTCAGACCTTTGGAATTAGGGTAGCAACTAGACATGGGGACAACTCCAGAAAGGAGAGAAGGGAGATCATCCTTAATCCTCCAGATCTTCTCATTACAACACCTGAGACCCTACTCTATCTAATCGTGGATAAGAGGGTTAAGAAGCTACTAGCTAACCTCAAATGGGTTATCATTGACGAATTGCAAGAAATGCTTGACCAGAAGAGGGGTTATGAGCTATCTGTGGTACTTCAACGCCTCAAGAGGATCTCCAGAAACCCGAGATTTATTGGCCTCTCCGCAACTATCAGCGACGTTGAACTGGCGAAGTCCTATCTGAGCCTAGACGAGGAGGTCGAGGTTGCCAAGGTAGATGGGAGGAAGGACACGGAAATTCTCATTGAGACCCCAGAGCCCTCACAGGAGGTCGTTGATCTAGCGGTAAAGAGAGGAATGGACCCCATACTGCTAGCTAGATTACTCAGGCTTAAGGACGTAATAGAGAAAAATAGGCCAGTTCTCATTTTTACCAACACAAGGGAGACCGCAGAATTCCTTGCCAATCAACTACAAACCATGTTCAATCTGAGGGTTGCAACCCATCACGGTTCGCTCTCCAAGGAGATTAGGACTAACATGGAGTCCAGTTTTAAGGCAGGTGAGCTGGACGCAATTGTTGCGACGTCAAGCCTGGAACTGGGTATAGACATAGGTACTATTTCCCTAGTGGTTCAGTACATGTCTCCAAGACAGACCATAAGGCTTCTACAGAGGGTTGGGAGGAGCGGACATTCCCTTAACAGGAAGGCTAGGGGACTCGTCATCCCTGGGAATTACATGTACGACGTACTTGAATGTAAGGCTATTACGGAACTATCTAAGTCCTATTTAGAGCCCATGATAAAGGAGGAGAACCCCCTGGACGTATTGGCCCATCAGATAGCAGGGATGGTGATAGAGGGACCGCTTCTCATGTCAGATGCACTTGAAATATTTAGGGGCTCCCCCTACTTCAGAAACCTCACCCCAGAACTCCTTGAGGCAGTCGTGGAACAACTTGAGGCAGAGAGGGTAGTGAAAAGGGAGGGAGAGGTCCTGAAACCCTCTAGGAGGACTTGGAAGTACTATTACACTGTGAACATGATTCCAGACTCCAACATGTCCTACCTCGTCATTAACACCAACACCAACTCCAGGATAGGAAATCTAGATTTCGATTTCGTGTCAATTCTAGACGAGGATAGCGTTTTCGTCCTAGGAGGGAGACTTTGGAGAGTGGTGTCCATAGAGGAGGGTAAGGTCTTTGTGTCCCCAGCTGAACTCAAGAAGGGTGATCTACCCAGTTGGTTCGGCGAGGCCATACCAGTGGAGAAGGAGGTCTCAATGAAGGTTTACGAATATCTAACCGAATCCTTTGCGGGAAGAAGGGAGATCGAGCCTGAACTCAAGGCCAAGATAGAGAGTCACCTCTCGAGGAATTACCCAGCCCTAAGGAGGGATTTGATCCTGGTGGAACTAGTGAACTCGGATCTCCTTGTAATCCACTCTCCCTTCGGTACTAGGGGTAACAACACCTTGGGGTCACTCATATCCGCTGTTCTCTCCTCCATGGGATACAGAACCTCGTTCAGAAGCGACCCCTATCATGTGGTGTTAACCTCCATGGTGCCTCTAGATGTGGGGGTAGTGGAGGACGTCCTGGGCAAGGTTAAATCCATGGACCCTGAATATGCCTCCAGGTTACTGGAGCAGCAAGTCGTTAATGAACCTGAATTCAAGTGGATTTTACTCATAGAGGCACAGCGTTTTGGTGCCATAGAGAAGGGAACCGAAATCAAACTGGGCCATTACGTCCTGAGGGCCTACATTGACACCGTGATAGGGAAAGAGGCGATCAAGGAGTTTATGCTAAGATTTCACGATGTATCTATCCTTTCAATTCTCAAGGGGATGGCATGGGAAGTCGTGGAAGTTCCTTCGCCATCTCCTCTTGCCCAGGAGTTTCTCGATCGTCTCCTTGTCTTCACCTCCATAGATGACAAACCAGTTATGGTCGAGGTATTCAAGAGGAGACTCCTGAACAAGGAGATACTTTCAATCTGCCTATTATGCGGTTGGAACTCCAGGGTGAAGGTATCCGATGTCCCAGAGAGATGCCCCAAATGCGGGTCGGTGTTCATTACCTCAACCTTTCCAGATGACAGGGAAGCTCTCGATATCGTGAAGAGAAACATAAGGGGAGAAAAGCTCAACAGAAAGGAACAGAAAAGGCTCTCAGAGCTAAAGTCCATAGCCTCGCTTTACTCGAATTATGGAAGGACAGCCTTTCTGGCCCTTGCCGTTAGGGGAATAGGCCCTACTAACCTAGGCAGAGTCCTGAGGTCCCTCTCCAAAGGAGAGGATAAGTTTTATCAAGCTCTCATGGAGGAGGAGAGGAAGTTCATCAGGTACAGGAAGTACTGGCAGTAA
- a CDS encoding 50S ribosomal protein L14e — translation MAIIEVGRICVKLSGREAGSKCVIVDIIDNNFVLVTGPKSISGVKRRRVNISHLEPTDKTVEIGKGASDQEVEAKLKEQGLVDFMKEKVKVKIPVI, via the coding sequence ATGGCCATAATTGAAGTGGGTAGGATTTGCGTTAAACTATCTGGACGCGAAGCCGGGAGTAAATGTGTCATAGTTGATATAATAGACAATAATTTCGTCCTTGTAACAGGTCCAAAGAGCATCAGCGGGGTTAAGAGAAGGAGGGTAAACATATCCCATCTGGAGCCCACCGATAAGACAGTGGAGATAGGGAAGGGAGCCTCGGACCAAGAAGTAGAGGCCAAGCTGAAGGAGCAAGGACTAGTAGATTTTATGAAGGAAAAGGTGAAGGTAAAAATTCCAGTGATTTGA
- a CDS encoding tRNA pseudouridine synthase A, with translation MDFSPFVERIDKFCGYNQPWEVRKDYVPAGDFGVQPDKRTIKDLINTSIINVDKPPGPTSHEVAFWVKTMFNLPRVGHGGTLEP, from the coding sequence ATGGATTTTTCTCCCTTCGTGGAAAGGATAGACAAGTTTTGTGGTTATAATCAACCCTGGGAAGTTCGGAAGGATTACGTTCCGGCTGGGGATTTCGGAGTCCAGCCTGATAAGAGAACTATCAAGGACCTCATAAATACCTCTATTATTAACGTGGATAAGCCCCCTGGGCCAACTAGTCATGAAGTGGCCTTCTGGGTAAAGACCATGTTTAACCTACCCAGGGTGGGACACGGAGGGACCCTAGAGCCCTAA
- a CDS encoding RNA-guided pseudouridylation complex pseudouridine synthase subunit Cbf5 — protein MSVVTKSGKEYVCLMEVHCDFQEERLRAIAKEFVGTIYQKPPVRSSVKRRVRKRKIYSLEVLEMEGRRVLMKISSEPGTYMRKICHDMGILLGCGAHMRELRRTRSGIFTEDTVVTLQQVSEALYLYRNCGEEDELRRILIPMEMAFCGIPKIIVDDETVNSLAYGSPLMAPGIVAFQGFKKGDTVALITWKGEGIALGKALVDSVSMGKRGEVVKPERVLMDKDVYPKAWKK, from the coding sequence ATGAGCGTGGTAACGAAGTCGGGTAAGGAGTATGTATGTTTAATGGAGGTCCATTGTGATTTTCAGGAGGAAAGGCTTAGGGCGATTGCCAAGGAGTTCGTTGGGACAATATATCAAAAGCCACCCGTGAGATCTTCGGTGAAGAGAAGGGTAAGGAAGAGGAAGATCTATTCGCTGGAGGTTCTTGAGATGGAAGGAAGAAGAGTCCTCATGAAAATCTCCTCAGAACCTGGAACCTACATGAGGAAGATTTGCCACGACATGGGCATCCTCCTGGGTTGCGGTGCCCACATGAGGGAATTGAGGAGAACAAGGTCAGGAATATTCACCGAGGATACAGTTGTAACGTTACAACAGGTTTCGGAGGCCCTCTATCTTTACCGCAACTGCGGTGAGGAGGATGAGCTGAGGAGAATACTCATTCCCATGGAGATGGCCTTCTGCGGGATACCCAAGATAATCGTAGACGATGAGACAGTGAACTCCCTAGCCTACGGCTCCCCCTTGATGGCGCCAGGAATAGTGGCCTTTCAGGGATTTAAGAAAGGAGATACGGTGGCGCTCATAACTTGGAAGGGAGAGGGAATAGCCTTGGGAAAGGCCCTGGTAGATTCAGTGAGTATGGGTAAGAGGGGAGAGGTAGTGAAGCCTGAAAGGGTATTAATGGATAAAGATGTGTACCCGAAGGCATGGAAGAAATGA
- a CDS encoding class I SAM-dependent methyltransferase — MEEMMFVVTDVVNGVPLNLISYPGLFSKKRLDLGTRVLLENLIIPEEGAVADVGCGYGPIGIYVAIINPRLSVYMLDVNPLAVKASRENVERYGLGDRVKVLKSDLLSGFEFRVKAIYSNPPLSKGVDVLERLARDAPERLEKGGWVQMVLYKGEGNAVKIFSEYFPEVKVMKSVKGYSIVLAVNN, encoded by the coding sequence ATGGAAGAAATGATGTTCGTGGTAACCGACGTGGTTAACGGAGTCCCTCTGAACTTGATCAGTTACCCAGGTCTCTTCTCCAAGAAGAGGCTAGACCTGGGAACTAGGGTACTCCTGGAGAACCTCATAATCCCTGAGGAGGGAGCAGTAGCTGATGTGGGATGCGGTTACGGACCCATAGGGATATACGTTGCCATCATAAATCCTAGGCTCTCAGTTTACATGCTCGACGTGAATCCGTTGGCGGTGAAGGCCTCAAGGGAGAACGTAGAGAGGTATGGATTAGGGGATAGGGTGAAGGTGCTCAAGAGCGATCTGCTCTCAGGATTTGAGTTCAGGGTTAAGGCCATTTACTCGAATCCTCCGCTTTCCAAGGGAGTAGATGTACTGGAAAGGCTTGCCAGAGATGCTCCAGAAAGACTGGAGAAGGGTGGATGGGTGCAAATGGTCCTGTATAAGGGAGAGGGAAACGCTGTGAAAATATTTAGTGAGTACTTCCCTGAAGTTAAGGTCATGAAAAGCGTGAAGGGATACTCAATTGTCCTTGCCGTAAACAATTAA
- a CDS encoding 50S ribosomal protein L21e gives MVKHSRGNRTRSRKLLKKSPRERGAVPSLGRLMLDLKEGERVVIKINSSTHSGMPHRRYQGKVGTILGKRGKSYEVKVKLGDKEKILIVRPEHLNQIKA, from the coding sequence ATGGTGAAGCATTCGAGAGGAAACAGGACAAGGAGCAGGAAACTTCTCAAGAAGTCACCTAGGGAAAGGGGAGCGGTTCCTTCTTTGGGTAGGCTAATGCTTGACCTGAAGGAAGGTGAAAGGGTAGTTATAAAGATAAACTCCTCCACCCATAGTGGGATGCCACACAGGAGATATCAGGGTAAGGTTGGAACCATTCTCGGGAAAAGGGGCAAGTCCTACGAAGTTAAGGTAAAGCTGGGAGATAAGGAAAAGATCCTCATAGTTAGGCCAGAACACCTGAATCAGATAAAGGCTTAA